Proteins encoded by one window of Lates calcarifer isolate ASB-BC8 linkage group LG7_1, TLL_Latcal_v3, whole genome shotgun sequence:
- the LOC108901758 gene encoding histone H2A: protein MSGRGKTGGKARAKAKTRSSRAGLQFPVGRVHRLLRKGNYAERVGAGAPVYLAAVLEYLTAEILELAGNAARDNKKTRIIPRHLQLAVRNDEELNKLLGGVTIAQGGVLPNIQAVLLPKKTEKPAKAK, encoded by the coding sequence ATGAGTGGACGAGGTAAAACCGGCGGAAAAGCCAGAGCTAAGGCAAAGACCCGCTCCTCTCGTGCCGGACTCCAGTTCCCAGTCGGCCGTGTTCACAGGCTGCTGAGGAAAGGAAACTATGCCGAGCGTGTTGGTGCCGGTGCTCCCGTTTATCTGGCGGCGGTGCTGGAGTACTTGACCGCTGAGATCCTGGAGCTGGCTGGAAACGCTGCCCGTGACAACAAGAAGACTCGTATCATCCCCCGTCACCTGCAGCTGGCCGTCCGCAACGACGAGGAGTTGAACAAGCTGCTCGGCGGAGTTACCATCGCTCAGGGCGGTGTCCTGCCCAACATCCAGGCTGTTCTCCTGCCCAAGAAGACCGAGAAGCCCGCCAAGGCCAAGTAA
- the LOC108901752 gene encoding histone H1, protein MAEVAPAAAPAKAAKKKASKPKKTGPTVGEQILKAVAASKERGGVSAAALKKALAAGGYDVEKNKARIKTAIKSLVAKGSLTQVKGTGASGSFKMSKKADTKATKPVKKAAPKAKKPAAKKPAAAKKPAAAKKSPKKVKKPAAAKKVAKSPKKATKSPKKAPAKKAAKPKVKKAPAAKKAPAKKAAKPKAKKAAPKKK, encoded by the coding sequence atggcaGAAGTAGCCCCAGCTGCCGCTCCGGCTAAAGCCGCAAAGAAGAAGGCTTCTAAGCCGAAGAAAACCGGTCCCACCGTCGGGGAGCAGATCCTGAAAGCCGTGGCCGCTTCCAAGGAGCGAGGCGGCGTGTCGGCGGCTGCTCTGAAGAAGGCTCTGGCTGCCGGAGGCTACGATGTGGAGAAGAACAAGGCCCGCATCAAGACCGCCATCAAGAGCCTGGTGGCCAAGGGGAGTCTGACTCAGGTCAAGGGAACCGGGGCCTCCGGTTCCTTCAAGATGAGCAAGAAGGCTGATACCAAGGCAACGAAGCCGGTTAAGAAAGCCGCTCCTAAAGCCAAGAAGCCCGCCGCCAAGAAACCCGCAGCGGCCAAGAAGCCAGCAGCCGCCAAGAAGTCCCCGAAGAAGGTCAAGAAACCCGCAGCGGCCAAGAAAGTAGCAAAGAGCCCCAAGAAGGCCACCAAGAGCCCCAAGAAGGCTCCCGCAAAGAAAGCCGCAAAGCCCAAAGTAAAGAAGGCACCCGCAGCCAAGAAGGCCCCCGCCAAGAAGGCTGCCAAGCCCAAAGCCAAGAAGGCAGCACCCAAGAAGAAGTGA